In Glandiceps talaboti chromosome 4, keGlaTala1.1, whole genome shotgun sequence, a single window of DNA contains:
- the LOC144434234 gene encoding uncharacterized protein LOC144434234 — protein sequence MSATRVHIGQDAEKEAQRYKKRDQTKIYLGNTHDLWKITKLKKHGKASNAEFAAHLLEIHLETCRECFTQTDIMNEIVSEDLASSAQTETPMCVVSTPNLPSVRFTKSGSPDFLKSQKKTKNVVVVTEESATKCNQAPQQESTTTSTGICIDEAVCGVDSCHDIADKDEIEVTTTNLVNNDSNVAWKSIRIKQENVEEIIDDDCGVEVSSTNLRDYCTGVQPDLKEASYRKEERTLNRSENHWKVTDADSQTDNDFHTDLSTSTSIDHVYNTTECQNSDLLEEDVPVHIKLENDSTNTTGISDSTKSTCREPQNDIKNSNQTDSSSRNNPFPIGIHQVEGSFILMRDSTNLAVHQNHTSVSGNHTKISKDEGTRNVNRHVETHSTVTAFSSCPDVGYSDKFVQTVNISDLRTRQFLCNECGKGFHFNCQLKEHLKTHTNDRPFVCKECGKGYKKKSHLKEHLMIHSNDRPFVCDECGKGFHRKSKLKEHSMIHKKERPFVCLECGKGFKQSCTLKEHIKIHANESSLVCKECGNEFKQKADLKRHIKMIHTKETFFCRECGKDFHHVSQLNIHMKMHSNVRPFVCKQCAKRFKRQSHLKEHMMIHTNERPFICKECGKGFHRSHKLKEHVMIHANERQFVCQDCGRGFNQLGTLKKHMKIHTNEIV from the exons ATGTCGGCCACCAGAGTTCACATCGGACAAGATGCTGAAAAAGAAGCACAGCGCTACAAGAAACGGGACCAGACCAAGATATATCTTGGAAATACACACGATCTTTGGAAAATCACTAAACTCAAAAAACACGGGAAGGCATCTAATGCTGAATTTGCGGCTCATTTATTAGAAATTCACTTGGAAACTTGTCGTGAGTGTTTTACGCAAACCGATATTATGAATGAGATTGTGAGCGAGGACTTGGCCTCATCAGCCCAAACAGAAACACCCATGTGTGTGGTATCAACACCGAATCTGCCGTCTGTAAG GTTTACTAAATCTGGCAGTCCAGATTTCCTGAAATCACAGAAGAAGACGAAGAATGTGGTGGTAGTTACTGAGGAAAGTGCTACAAAGTGTAACCAGGCTCCGCAGCAGGaaagtactactactagtactggTATCTGCATAGATGAGGCTGTGTGTGGAGTAGATAGTTGCCATGACATTGCAGACAAAGATGAGATAGAGGTTACAACAACAAATCTGGTAAACAACGACAGCAATGTAGCCTGGAAGTCAATAAGAATAAAGCAAGAAAATGTGGAGGAGATTATTGATGATGATTGTGGTGTGGAAGTAAGCAGTACAAATTTAAGAGATTATTGTACAGGTGTGCAACCAGATCTCAAAGAGGCCAGTTACAGAAAGGAAGAAAGGACATTGAATAGGTCGGAAAATCATTGGAAAGTAACAGATGCAGATTCCCAGACAGATAATGATTTTCATACCGATCTATCTACCTCTACCAGCATAGATCATGTATACAACACAACTGAATGCCAGAATAGTGACTTGCTTGAAGAAGATGTCCCTGTACATATAAAATTAGAAAATGACAGTACAAATACAACTGGTATCAGTGACAGCACAAAATCTACATGTAGAGAGCCACAAAATGATATCAAGAATTCTAACCAAACAGATAGTTCATCACGTAACAACCCATTTCCCATTGGAATACATCAAGTTGAGGGCTCCTTTATACTGATGAGAGACAGTACAAATCTAGCTGTTCACCAAAACCATACGTCAGTGAGTGGCAATCACACAAAGATTTCGAAAGATGAGGGAACTAGAAATGTTAACAGGCATGTAGAAACACACTCGACTGTTACAGCATTTTCAAGCTGTCCTGATGTAGGATATTCAGATAAGTTTGTTCAAACAGTGAACATTTCAGACTTAAGAACAAGACAATTTCTATGCAATGAATGCGGAAAAggttttcattttaattgtcAGCTGAAAGAGCACTTAAAGACCCACACAAATGACAGACCATTTGtttgtaaagagtgtggtaaggGGTACAAGAAAAAATCGCACCTTAAGGAACACTTGATGATCCACTCAAATGATAGACCATTTGTTTGTGACGAATGTGGTAAAGGTTTTCATCGAAAGAGTAAACTGAAAGAACACTCAATGATCCACAAAAAGGAAAGACCATTTGTTTGTCTAGAATGTGGCAAAGGATTTAAGCAAAGTTGCACGTTGAAGGAACACATTAAAATCCACGCAAATGAAAGTTCACTTGTATGCAAAGAATGTGGCAATGAATTCAAACAGAAAGCTGACTTGAAGAGACACATTAAGATGATACATACAAaggaaacatttttttgtagaGAATGTGGTAAAGATTTTCATCATGTTAGTCAGTTGAATATCCACATGAAGATGCACTCGAATGTGAGACCATTTGTTTGCAAACAGTGTGCCAAGAGGTTCAAGCGGCAGAGCCATTTGAAGGAGCATATgatgatccacacaaatgaaagaccatttatatgtaaagagtgtggtaaaggttttCATCGAAGTCATAAGTTGAAAGAACATGTGATGATCCATGCAAACGAAAGGCAGTTTGTGTGCCAAGACTGTGGTAGGGGGTTTAATCAACTTGGCACTCTGAAAAAACATATGAAAATCCACACTAATGAAATTGTGTGA